In one window of Carassius auratus strain Wakin chromosome 28, ASM336829v1, whole genome shotgun sequence DNA:
- the LOC113047434 gene encoding zinc finger protein 271-like isoform X6 codes for MKRHERIHTGEKPYKCSHCDKRFNEPSTQKRHERIHTGEKPYKCSHCDKRFSDSSNLKMHERIHTGEKPYKCAHCDKRFIDSSSLKTHERVHTGEKPYKCSHCDKRFIKSSGQKTHERIHTGEKPYKCAHRGNRFSDSSSLKAHARIHTGEKPYKCAHCDKTFKDSSSLKTHERIHTAEKHYKCAHCDKRFSGLTHLKTHERIHTGEKPYKCAHCDKTFKDSSSLKTHERVHTGEKPYKCSHCDKRFIKSSSQKTHERIHTGEKPYKCAHCDKRFSDSSRLKAHERIHTGEKPYKCLHCDKRFSVSSTLKTHERIHTGEKPYKCAHCDKTFKDSSSLKTHERIHTGEKPYKCSHCDKRFSVSSSLKTHERIHTGEKTNECSQCVKRFSDSSSLKTLERVHTGEKLCVHTVTD; via the coding sequence atgaaaagacatgaaaggatccacactggagagaaaccttataagtgttcacactgtgataaGAGATTCAATGAGCCATCAACACAGAAAAGACATgaaaggatccacactggagagaaaccttataagtgttcacactgtgacaagagattcagtgattcatcaaatcTTAAAatgcatgagaggattcacactggagagaaaccttacaagtgtgcacactgtgacaagagattcattgACTCATCATCTCTGAAAACGCATGAGAgggttcacactggagagaagccttacaagtgttcacactgtgacaagagattcattaAATCATCAGGtcagaaaacacatgagaggattcacactggagagaaaccatataaGTGTGCACACCGTGGCAATAGATTCAGTGATTCGTCAAGTCTGAAAGCACATgcgaggattcacactggagagaaaccgtacaagtGTGCACACTGTGATAAGACATTCAAAGATTCATCATCTCTGAAAacgcatgagaggattcacactgcaGAGAAACATTACAAATGTGCACACTGTGATAAGAGATTCAGTGGTTtgacacatctgaaaacacatgagaggattcacactggagagaaaccgtacaagtGTGCACACTGTGATAAGACATTCAAAGATTCATCATCTCTGAAAACGCATGAGAgggttcacactggagagaaaccttacaagtgttcacactgtgacaagagattcattaAATCATCAAGtcagaaaacacatgagaggatccacactggagagaaaccatataagtgtgcacactgtgacaagaggTTTAGTGATTCGTCAAGACTGAAAGCACATGAGAGGatccatactggagagaaaccttacaagtgtttacactgtgacaagagattcagtgtgtcatcaactctgaaaacacatgagaggattcacactggagagaaaccttataagtgtgcacactgtgacaagaCATTCAAAGATTCATCATCTCTGAAAacgcatgagaggattcacactggagagaaaccttacaaatgttcacactgtgacaagagattcagtgtgtcatcaagtctgaaaacacatgagaggattcacactggagagaaaactaatgagtgttcacagtgtgtcaagagattcagtgattcatcaagtctcaaaacacttgagagggttcatactggagagaaactttgtgttcacactgtgacagaTTGA